The Plasmodium gaboni strain SY75 chromosome 9, whole genome shotgun sequence DNA segment atatattattttgtattcCTAAAATGCAAATATCAACATTAGATAATAATCTCAATTTtgttaaataaaaaagatgacaaatttattaatattgcttttttaatgtataaatataaaaattgttattttattattattttttttattttttattttttatttttatttttgttgttgttgttgtttgtttgtttgtttttatataaaagaaaaatatacatttatttaaaaaattaaaaatattttttaatattataaattgTGATATGCGTTAAACAGCAACcaattttatatattatatatctttgtttaattttttttataaaaagaagaaaaacaaaaaaatctataaataattaattttgtGTATTAAATTGcaattattttaaattatttatatattttcctttatttttatatttctttattttttttttcattcttctctttttttttgtttccGAATCATATAAGGAACCGtttctaaaaaaaatgtcaaaagatgaaaaaataataatagagGTTCTAAAGGAAAAAATCGAAAAGACCAAATTACACGTTTTAACATTTGCTACTCATGAACAAGGCTATTTTAAAACATTAAAAGAAAGTTgtaaaattttaaatatcGATTTAAAGGTTTTAGGAATGGGAATAAAATGGAAAGGTTTTATAGAGAAATTGATTAAGgtaaaagaatatttaaaattatgtaACGATAAAGATATAATCCTTTTTGTAGATGGTTTTGATACATTTTTTGTTCAACCAGCAAATGTAATTATTGAAAGATATCTTATGAATTATGacaatttttttgtttgtaCTAGTGAAGGTGCATATTCAAGTaatatcctttttttaCGTATTATTGAAAAAATGCATTTGGTTTTTCATAATagtatatttaaatataatgatcATATGGAATGGGATTCTTTACacataaaagaaaaatacAAAGATTTCAacttttttcataataatttaaatcTATTAAATTCAGGTGGTTGGATAAGCAATGTCTTCTTAGCAAAAAAAGTTCTACAATATATACCTTCATTTATTGATAATGATCAAGTGTTCTTAACAAACTTATATTTGGAttgtaattatttattgaaATTACAAGAAAAACAATCATTAAATGATACACATAGTAAAAGTGATTTAAATTTCAATGCtcaaaataatttgaaatattataataaaattataattgataatcataatataattttccATTTATTCAGAGGTAAACGTAATTTAATGTTGCTAGATTATAATGACTGTGTAAATCATTTCCCTTTTAAGCCTTTgattaatatgtataacATTCAAGGAGAtgaagaaattaaaaataataataatataaatggtaaaaatgaatatttgCACGAACAAAACAGCCAAAATGTATATTTGCACGAACAAAACAGCcaaaatgaatatttgGATGAACAAAATAGCCAAATTCAATATTTGCATGAACAAAATAGCCAAATGAATTcacaaaataatgaaataaattGGAAAAATTGcatatatcattttttcaTGAAAACTTTTTTTGGAAAGAAAgataatcaaaataatgatggtgctttaaaaaaaatagaaattGTAAAAGAAAACAACACAGATAGAAATGAATggaagaagaaaaaaacaattttaGATAACGTATACATGGGAAACACGATAAGAAAGATTGGACAAATTGAAAATACATTTAATTATTCTATAATTGATATGCACACACACACTTCGCCTTGCATTCTTCATATGCATTGTCTTAGAAATgttgataatataattcataAGATGGGTTTGAAAAATAAGTATACATCTACTTGGTATAGTCGTATTTGGTATTTGTTTTATAGTTTAAAAGGTACTTTGAATTTCAATTATTTTAGTCTTTTGTTTTCAACAACTGTTGgttttatatctttttttttaatttatataaaatatgttttacaaattttaatatatatagataataatttcaGAACTAATAAAATGCTTTGTCTAGACAAAATGATGTTTTTATTGAATGATATTGAATTTTCATGTATCTtcacatttatattatctatattgTATTGgatattttatgtatttaaCAAATCTATATTGATAGAATAAATTTTTGTCATTTATtccttatatataaatgaaaggggtaaacacatatatattaaaatatatttacattttatgtgttcttttttcttttggtgttataatttatatttttttttacaaaaaaatcaaaatttttaaatataaacaaaattgaagtgaatataatataatatatatatttattttgtacaaaaaaaaaaaaaaaaaaaaaaaaaaaaaaaaaaaaaaaaaaaaaaaaaaaaaaaaataataataaatatataaaaaaaaaaaaaaaaaaataaaaaaaaaaatttttattttttaaaattaattttttttttttttttttttttttttttttttttaaNNNNNNNNNNNNNNNNNNNNNNNNNNNNNNNNNNNNNNNNNNNNNNNNNNNNNNNNNNNNNNNNNNNNNNNNNNNNNNNNNNNNNNNNNNNNNNNNNNNNNNNNNNNNNNNNNNNNNNNNNNNNNNNNNNNNNNNNNNNNNNNNNNNNNNNNNNNNNNNNNNNNNNNNNNNNNNNNNNNNNNNNNNNNNNNNNNNNNNNNNNNNNNNNNNNNNNNNNNNNNNNNNNNNNNNNNNNNNNNNNNNNNNNNNNNNNNNNNNNNNNNNNNNNNNNNNNNNNNNNNNNNNNNNNNNNNNNNNNNNaaaaaaaaaaaaaaaaaaaaaaaaaaaaatatatatatatattatatatatatattatatatatataatatatacatatacatttttattatttacaaaaaaaatatatttaaaaaatcaaCATGTATGCACTATGAACATATAAagttaatttttttttttttttttactattaaatatctatatttatagtCTCGAATTTCTGATTTTCAAGTTCATCATCATTACTAACATATGTATGAACTTTATCGAGTAACATATGCCATTgtgatttattttttatatttgataaattTATGAGGTCTTTAATTAAAAGCCACTGATAGGCTGTCATTTCCTTTTTCTTTGTATTGATTACGGTATATAAATTATCGAAATAAAAATcgattttttttttatcaaatacattcataaatgaaaatgaataaaatagatgtattaatgaattaagagatttaaaatatacagTTTTTTTTACTACATTATCacatttttcatttatatcattatgTTTATAGTTATTATGACACTTTTGGTTTATATCATTAGTTTGAAGCTTATCATTTGtttcattttgttcttCATTTGCATTTACGAAGGAATAGAATTCCTCATTcgaaataatattttgtaaatgATTTTGTGGTTCCACATTTTGTTTATCTAAAATAAGTTCGTTTAACTTTTTAACTTCTTCTTCCTCTTTTTCTATTCTATAATTAAAAGTGAAtgtatcattttttatgGAAATTTTTTCGGttaattcattttgttGAGGTTCAAGATTTTGATAATTCAAATATTCAAGAAATGATTGAGCTTCAAattgttttaatttttcttttaaaaataaaacaattttatttaaatagtgatgatatatatttctcaTGTTTTTTTCTCgtaatataatatcatccttgtttattattaaacGGGAATAGACTTTTTCATTTAAGACATTATCATTAAACATATTATcattgtatatattattatttatgacttttttattatcatatttatatttatcttttaaaacATTTGAAATGTTTGGTTTAGGTGGATAATATACTGATGTTGTATAGAATAAATAATCAACAAGGTCGTCAAgtgaaatatttttgatattattagaataaaaaaagacatattttaaaagaatagTTTGGTCATATAATTTCATTTCTGAtaaatttttcataatgaaattaaaattaatacaattttctttttctttgaaagttttttttaacagcatattatcattgtgataattattattattattattatttatggTTCTATGAATATTTTGATTGAGTATATTTCTTAGTGATTGTAATAAATAAGttaataatgatttatcatatatgtttgaattatttagagataatattaacatattaatgtctataatattaaaatattttatatttctttgtaatatatgttctttaatttttgggaatgttttttttaaaagatttaATTTTGCCAAGGAATATGTAAGAAAGCAAATTTCTTGATTATTTAAAACATgaatattttgtaaaagaaaatttaatacatatttaaGATATTctacatatttatttttattataattaaaaaagattAATAATTGCATGGCttgtttaatatttaaatgttgaaaattttttcctttaaaattaatattaactttataataatgatttttatttagACACCATAAAAATAGActaatatttcttatatcTAAATTGgttgaaaaaaataataatttatcctttattaatttaaatgaagCATTATTTCTTTTACTTTTTGTCATAGCccatattatattcataagACTTTGTATAGGGAatttgttaatttttttttgtatttctTTATCAAGAAGAtcaaaaaagaaattatctttataatttactaatgataaagaataatatatatttgatatatcATGACAAGttaatatagaaatatatttttgtagaaaatataaaatttttttatatattttaaaattaaaataagAACATTTTGCTAGACTCCATAAAATAGCACATAAACTTTTtgtatttaatttttttaaaatatcaaaatgtatatattcaatTAAATGACCTAATATATGTTgaaatatttctttatatttttcttctttatgaatatttaatttaattaaaatcCATAATAACCATGTTTTATCTACAACTCTataaatttcttttttttctaaaaaatattttatatctaataaaattgtttcaaaaatattgttgtgtataactttttttaaaaataaatcatgaaaatatttatcatctttttcaaaattatatatttttactagctgttttaat contains these protein-coding regions:
- a CDS encoding putative procollagen lysine 5-dioxygenase, which translates into the protein MSKDEKIIIEVLKEKIEKTKLHVLTFATHEQGYFKTLKESCKILNIDLKVLGMGIKWKGFIEKLIKVKEYLKLCNDKDIILFVDGFDTFFVQPANVIIERYLMNYDNFFVCTSEGAYSSNILFLRIIEKMHLVFHNSIFKYNDHMEWDSLHIKEKYKDFNFFHNNLNLLNSGGWISNVFLAKKVLQYIPSFIDNDQVFLTNLYLDCNYLLKLQEKQSLNDTHSKSDLNFNAQNNLKYYNKIIIDNHNIIFHLFRGKRNLMLLDYNDCVNHFPFKPLINMYNIQGDEEIKNNNNINGKNEYLHEQNSQNVYLHEQNSQNEYLDEQNSQIQYLHEQNSQMNSQNNEINWKNCIYHFFMKTFFGKKDNQNNDGALKKIEIVKENNTDRNEWKKKKTILDNVYMGNTIRKIGQIENTFNYSIIDMHTHTSPCILHMHCLRNVDNIIHKMGLKNKYTSTWYSRIWYLFYSLKGTLNFNYFSLLFSTTVGFISFFLIYIKYVLQILIYIDNNFRTNKMLCLDKMMFLLNDIEFSCIFTFILSILYWIFYVFNKSILIE
- a CDS encoding hypothetical protein (conserved Plasmodium protein, unknown function); its protein translation is MIIFYPSLNFYLFLFISIIKFTLLYTKEVNKKWRGTIFGTYKPSSSLYNKRNRYKKLYILCKYNFLKNVKSKKKNLYVEKIRNFDSLIGGEVLIKHGTFKDCHGVILDIKKTQKDEYEFLVVINQNELIKYPKNILKKFGKSYWFNIKELQIQKIKNSFFNDYNNFYNKKEQPQNQQDNNLHNIKEQLNNIHENLLLQYGHEINADDLLIDTLGDFNSKVDTQQNVPQPINGDIQMSDDKNIFEDINGNINGDIQMSDDKNIFEDINGNINGDIQMSDDKNIFENINVNNSSKYEIQNSEKKSSEENFVNEDMSDIQSLKNCYMKGDRKYLRSNFCHSIIKKIEKNYIYEDLLNLYKEKRHVSNMVVCFYILKQLVKIYNFEKDDKYFHDLFLKKVIHNNIFETILLDIKYFLEKKEIYRVVDKTWLLWILIKLNIHKEEKYKEIFQHILGHLIEYIHFDILKKLNTKSLCAILWSLAKCSYFNFKIYKKILYFLQKYISILTCHDISNIYYSLSLVNYKDNFFFDLLDKEIQKKINKFPIQSLMNIIWAMTKSKRNNASFKLIKDKLLFFSTNLDIRNISLFLWCLNKNHYYKVNINFKGKNFQHLNIKQAMQLLIFFNYNKNKYVEYLKYVLNFLLQNIHVLNNQEICFLTYSLAKLNLLKKTFPKIKEHILQRNIKYFNIIDINMLILSLNNSNIYDKSLLTYLLQSLRNILNQNIHRTINNNNNNNYHNDNMLLKKTFKEKENCINFNFIMKNLSEMKLYDQTILLKYVFFYSNNIKNISLDDLVDYLFYTTSVYYPPKPNISNVLKDKYKYDNKKVINNNIYNDNMFNDNVLNEKVYSRLIINKDDIILREKNMRNIYHHYLNKIVLFLKEKLKQFEAQSFLEYLNYQNLEPQQNELTEKISIKNDTFTFNYRIEKEEEEVKKLNELILDKQNVEPQNHLQNIISNEEFYSFVNANEEQNETNDKLQTNDINQKCHNNYKHNDINEKCDNVVKKTVYFKSLNSLIHLFYSFSFMNVFDKKKIDFYFDNLYTVINTKKKEMTAYQWLLIKDLINLSNIKNKSQWHMLLDKVHTYVSNDDELENQKFETINIDI